One Aegilops tauschii subsp. strangulata cultivar AL8/78 chromosome 2, Aet v6.0, whole genome shotgun sequence genomic window, CTAGCTTTTACTAATTTTAAAATTTCATGTATTTCAAATCTAGCATTCATGACTATATAAATTCAACATATCTCAATATATTTGAAAACAAATATTTATGATCTCTAAAAATGGTTTACATGCAAAATCTTTTTTTATATAATTACTACAAATTTTAAAGGAGATCATTTTATATAATTACTACAAACTTTAAAAGAGACAAATCAATATcaaatattttaaaaaatataATCAATAAGTGGAGTAAATAGCGAAAAAGCAAAAAGGAGGAGTAAagaaaattaaaataaaaaaGACCTGATACTAGACCGGCCTAACTATGTAGGACAGAGGATTCTTGTGCAGTGCGGTTTGCaagaaaaaatatttgagagAGAAGGTTTGCAAAATTTGGGGAAACGTTGATACCGTGTGAGGGTAGGCTGACCACTCTGGGCCGAGTAATTCATATATATTTTACAAAAGTAGTCACTGGTTATCTATTAATAGATTTTAAATGAAACTAATTTTATTAATGGAGAGAATTTATAAATATAATGAAAATTCATGTAACTATAAATAAACTTTTACGGAATTTTAAAACATGGGCAACTCATATTTTAAAATGGCTCACTAAAGAGAGAAAATATTCATATACTCCCTCCTCGCAAAATTGTGGTGCATATATTTGTTTTCAAAATTCAAACTTGGACTGAGTTATAGgaaaatatgaacatttacaatacCGGATACATACCATACAAAAATATATTTCATGACAAATCCTTTGGTGTGTAATTGTCGATAGTTTTATATGAATTTGGTCAATGTTTAAAAAGTTTGGCTCTTGATAAAACTTATCTGCATTATAATTTGGCAAGAAAGAAAGTATATTAATCTTTTCAAGACAGGTTTTCGTGTAATTTTGGAAAAATTTACATTTTTACCCTaacaaacaaaaaggaaaagGGAAAGTGGTGGGAGAAATTGAGAAGAACAGAGAAGAAAGAACACgggaaaaatgaaaaaaaaaattgcACCTATGGATCGGTCCAGCAGCAACAGAAGCGcttctatcttctgcagtgggtAATATATAGGAATAGGGGAGCGCAGAGCATACCATAGTTCACATTCTCGAGTTTTCTCCTAACGTTGAAAAAAAAGGTTTCTCCTTAAATAATCGAGCACGGCTACCTAATGCCAAATTTCGAAAGAGAAGTGTATATCTTCACTATGTATACAAGTGTTACGACGTCATGCCAAATGTAAAAGGAGTATCTCATTATATATGTATACACGTATAACTAGGATTAATAGTAATTCTCCATGCCTTTGCATGAGAAAGTGGGAATTCGATCGTTACATGTATATGTGTAGATGCATGCATGATTTGCTGCTGCTCGTACATAAAATACACGTTTTCTAGAGCTGGTATTTATATTGGCCACTGGTTCTGTGGCCTTATTCATTCACGTGTCGTGCTGGCTCGTAGGCAGTGCGTAACTCGTCTGTCAATCACGAGTTCACCCTGGAGCAGCTGAGCCTGATCTGCCCCTGCGTCCCCGTCTTGGGTGCGATGTTGCCCATCTTGATCATGGCCGTCGTGAAGGCGCTGCTGAACGCCGCCGGGTTGGACGCGAAGTTCCGGACGGTGTTGTCGGTGGTGTCGTTGTTGAAGAGCACCTGGTCAGAATGCAGGAGCCCCTTCTGTGACATGAGGTTGGTGTAGTAGACGTTGTCGAACGTGTTGGCCGTCGTCGTGTCCAGGTTCGCCAGGTTGTTGTCGCCGTTGGACCGGGGGCAGTTGGGCCGGAGAGATGTGGCGAAGGTCGTGTCGATGTTAGTCTCATTGTAGATCCTGTCCTTGAAGGTCCCGCACTGCGCCTGGCCGATGGTGTGCGCGCCCGAGAGAGCCACCATGTCGACCGTTGTCAGGTTCTTCTTGCGGAACGCGTCCTCAAGATCTGTCCGGCTAGATGTAGGGCCTGGGAGGTCGCTGTTTGCCTCCGGCACGTTTGCATCTAGGGAATCTCTTCTCCCCAGAGGGACTGTCCATGACGGCCCTCCAAGCTGCGCGCGAAGGGTACGAAACAAAAAAGCAAACAAACGGTTAACGATATGGCCTAAGAGATGCCGAGCATCCAGCCAGTGATGTAACATGATCGTATGATGATCTTACGGCGACGACGGAGTCACGGGCGGCGACGGTGAGGATGTCGGCGCAGGAGACGGTCTGGCTGCAGATGGCCTCGATCTGCGTCTTGATGCTGTCGATGACTTCGAAGCCCCGCAGCGACCCGTTGTTGGGGAGAGCGTTTTGTTCCATGCCAGACAGTAGAACAGACGCGTCACAGCCCTGCACATCACATACGTATAGTGTTTATTGCAAGCAAAAGCAAAACAAAACAGTGTATGTAACGGCTATCAGGCTATGCATGTGGCCCACTTACTTGGACGAAGCAGTCGTGGAAGTGCAGCCGGAGCAGCGACGCGCCCATGCGGGTGTCGCTGCTCACGGCGGCCATGACGCCGCTCTTGATGGTGGCCAGGGCCCTGGGGCATGACGTGTCGTAGAACGTCGGCGACAGCTGCGCCGACGCCACCGTGGCCAGAGCCACTAGCACCACAAGAGAAAGGCAAGAGGCGGAGGCGGCCATGGTTAGTAGCTAGGTGCAAGAGCAAAGCTACGCCAGCTTACTAGCTACCTGCACTTCTTAGTTCTTACTGGTGGAGTGGTGGTGGCTTAGTGGCTTGTGCAAGAGAGTGGTGCATAGCATGCATATTTATAGCCAAAGATTTAGCTCACGTGCACCTTCAGATCGCTCCCAGTCTCCGACTAGCGATAGCTCATCCAAAATTTAGGTCACATTAGTCCAACGTTAGTCTCTGACTCCCGTTCGATCCATCGGGTATACTGCGAGCTTCCAGCTTGAGCGATTTCTCTTGGCGTATTCGTGGCAGCTTCCAGCTTGAGCCGCTACCGCCAACACCAACACCTGCATTTTCCTTGCAACAGGGCCAACTTGAGCGATCTCTCTTGGCGTTTATCACGCAAAAATCGGCAAAACATTGAACGATCTCTCTTTTTTCATCACCTCCATGCTAGCGGACGCCTGGAGCCATGTGTGCGCGCACACCAACCTTTTGGCCTTACGTGCGAATAGTAGTGTGGGGAGTCAGCGTTATTCCAAGGCGATTCACTTCGTTTTGACCGGTGCGCAGTCATCTTGCGCTCCCGTCGCCTTCGGCCAACACGGACAATTCGGCAGCTGGGTCACGACCTTCAAGTAGCTATCTGTTCTCTAACACCAGGTGACCATACATGGATCAATCAAGGCTAGGCTTAGCAATAACATCAAGTGCAATGATGGAGCAGACGAATATAACATCGACTGAGACTTGGTTAAGTACCAGTCGCGTGAGATTTACCAATCCCATAGCAATAAACAAATCATCCATCGGTAGTTCAATCCAAACGCTGGGAAGGCGTGGCCAAGGCGCCATGGGTTGTATAGCATAACATACCCCAGGTGAGGCTAGGTTTTTGGATCGGGTTCGCAAAAGCCCAACCTAAAAATGCCAAGCCAGGGCTTAGCCCGGTGTTGTCTTATCACAAAGAAAGGCTATTTTTTATTTTAAATAATTGGTCCCAGGAAGGAAAAATGAATAACTATACCTTTTAAGCATATTTTAGGAAAGATCTAAAAAACAATCATTTCATAGCCTTTTCCGAGCTTCTGAGAGGAAAGTGAGGCCAAGCCGGTTCGACTGCCGGGTTGCTCACGCCTAAGTCTATCTACTTGTAGTTGAGTATTTTATACAACCATCAACTTTGTTTTGGTCTAACTTAACCTTCTAACTCTTAGAACAATGACGACATCTTGTAGCGCAAAGAGGAAGGTCGATGTAACGACGGTGCTGGCCTCCCAAAAGCACATGATATTGAGGAAGGGCCGCAAGTGACAGGGGAGATGCCGACGGAGGGTGAGGAGACGAGACAGGTAGGGTCTTGCTTCATACCATGTGCTCTACGATGCCTCGGTGTTGTAGTAGTGAAAAACAACATAAATTAAGGGTGGATTGCCGTCACTGATCTAGACAACGTGCTGCAATGTTAGCAACCATAATCGACAATTGTAAGAATGGGCGTATATGATAGTCGTGCAATGGGTCGACGCATACATGCGAGAGTGGGATAACGATGTTTATTAACTAGGTACGTGCACAACAGCAAAATGGGTGTGTCGTTGACCCTTGATGAGTGTAACCTCCGGTATAGATTGAGATTGTCAACCCAGAACCATGTCGCCAGACGATCGGTCAACTTGATACGAATTCCATGGTGGTCCTTGTCTGAATCAACCGATGGAAGAAAATAAACTGAACCCCACTCTCCGAATGGAAGCCCGAAGCTCAACCTTCACCGAGTCTGTTTTTAATTGGAAGCCTTAATCTTGAAGAGAACCTTTGTTTTCCTAGTACAAAACTCTTCATGAGTTTTTGTATTCGCGTCCCAAAGAGGGAACCTCGCACTGCAAAGATAACCAATTCTTCATGATTCCTTTACGGGTGGAAGAAACCCAAACAGATTTGATGAAATAATAATTATTTTTAAATCTAGGTAGCAATCGCCATAAACAATTTTTTAGCTCATGTACTGTTCCTCAATCTACAATGTTTCTTGAAATCTTTACGGCCACAACAAAATCATCATCCCATCTAGTTAATGATGATGCATTAacctttttttgcgaaaaatgATGCATTAACCTTGACCCATATGAAGAAATATTTCAACATCGAATAAACTCAGTTGTTATGTAGGTGTGTTACACATTCTGTCACATGTCACTGACGGAGAAACTAGATTTTTTCACTGAAAAATTTTCAGTTCGTGTATACTAAATAAATGTCCATGCTACTAGTGAGTTTTTTTGGTAGAATTGGACAGTTTCATGTGTAATTTTTTCATATGCAAAACTATCTTTTAACTAATTTTGAAACGTTCATGTACTTCAAAACAACGTTCAGGACTATAAAAAAAGTCCACCTCTCTGAAGAAACTGATTATGTATTTTAGAATAAAATATTCATGTGTTTGACAAAAAATATTTACAACTTCTAAGATTTTTTTTCACATTCGCACAAATATTTATATAAAACTATCTGAATTTTAAATGAAATTAGTTAAATAATAATGTTAAATATAGCaattaaaataaaaatgaaacagAAGCAATATGTAATATTTTTGTGAAAAATCAAATAATAAGTGAAGTAATAGTGACAAAACAAATAATGATGAATAATGTTGGTTAAATAATTTATTTGCTTAGTCAATTTTTAGAAAGTTTGACTAATGAAAAAACTTACATACACTATAATTTGGATAGGTGAAAGTATGTCAAAAAAAGTTGGCGAGCTTCTTTAAAAAAACTTTCAAAAATACACTAGAATTTATTTTTCTAAATAATTTACTAAGCTTCTTTTCGAAGAGGTCTTCGATATTTTTGTATTCCTTGTTGGTGAGCTTGCGATGACGAATCGGAATCCTGAGGTACTTGAACGGTAGGAATCCCACTTCACAACCAAAGGGTTGCATGTATTGACTCACCTCCTCTTTCGCCAAATGATCATTTTTTTCATATTATCATTGTTTTCATGAAGTTGTATGATCAAATATGTGTTTACAAAAACATGGTTATGTATTTTAGAATAAAAATATATTCACGTACTCCCTCCATGCTAAATTCAATGCATATAATTTGTTTTCAAAAGTCAACCTTTGGAAACtttgacatactttatagaaaaTGTATGAATATTTACAATGCTGAATATCTACCATATTAGGAATATATTTCATGATAAATCTCGGGTAATGTTATCCAGCGAACGTTCGCCGGGAGTGTACGGCAAAACCAAACGGCAATTTATGTGTTGGGAGCATGGCAATCCTTTCAAACAAACACGGCAATTTCACATCAAAATCCTCTATTTGCCACAAGTTGCCATGTGTTTGTGAAGCAATTGCCATTTTCTTCCGAATAATTTCCTAAATCCTCAGGGTGGTGCCTGATCAGGTGGCTCCCCAGAACCGCGGCCCCATAGGCGACGGCCTTGGTAGGGTTGATCCCGTCGACGTTGACGGGCTCCTTACCGTCGAAGTAGTTCTTGACAAAGCTGCTGCACCATGGGGATCCT contains:
- the LOC109769474 gene encoding peroxidase 1 — protein: MAASASCLSLVVLVALATVASAQLSPTFYDTSCPRALATIKSGVMAAVSSDTRMGASLLRLHFHDCFVQGCDASVLLSGMEQNALPNNGSLRGFEVIDSIKTQIEAICSQTVSCADILTVAARDSVVALGGPSWTVPLGRRDSLDANVPEANSDLPGPTSSRTDLEDAFRKKNLTTVDMVALSGAHTIGQAQCGTFKDRIYNETNIDTTFATSLRPNCPRSNGDNNLANLDTTTANTFDNVYYTNLMSQKGLLHSDQVLFNNDTTDNTVRNFASNPAAFSSAFTTAMIKMGNIAPKTGTQGQIRLSCSRVNS